NNNNNNNNNNNNNNNNNNNNNNNNNNNNNNNNNNNNNNNNNNNTGGAGCGACTACTCGGAGCGACGAGCGGAGGTCGCTCGCATTTTCATCACTCGGGAACGCGAGAACGAGTCCGGAGCGACCTCTCGCAGCGACACAGCGAGGTCGCTCCCGAAGTGTGGAGCGACTACTCGGAGCGACGAGCGGAGGTCGCTCGCATTTTCATCACTCGGGAACGCGAGAACGAGTCCGGAGCGACCTCTCGCAGCGACACAGCGAGGTCGCTCCCGAAGTGTGGAGCGACTACTCGGAGCGACGAGCGGAGGTCGCTCGCATTTTCATCACTCGGGAACGCGAGAACGAGTCCGGAGCGACCTCTCGCAGCGACACAGCGAGGTCGCTCCCGAAGTGTGGAGCGACTACTCGGAGCGACGAGCGGAGGTCGCTCGCATTTTCATCACTCGGGAACGCGAGAACGAGTCCGGAGCGACCTCTCGCAGCGACACAGCGAGGTCGCTCCCGAAGTGTGGAGCGACTACTCGGAGCGACGAGCGGAGGTCGCTCCGCGTCTTATTTCTGCTCGAACTTATGATTTCTCAAGGGCCTTTTGGTCATTTCATTATGCACGTTTTTACTTTTCAAAAACCTACGTTTTAAACATCTTGGGTAGCCACCAGAGGCTGATGATCTTTTGTTCTTAAGAAAAACCACAAAAATTCTCTTGAGAAGTTCATCTCTTGGATTTTTGATTGTTATGTTCTTGTGTTCTTGTTGATTTCTTATCTATTTCTCTACATGATTAATCTGAAATCCAATATGTGTTTAAGAGGAATCATGGAGATTAGTGAGTAATCACCTTTTGAATTCATGGGTTAGGGAGATTAAGGGTGATTAGGTTAGTTCTAGGATGTTTTAGTGTAGATCATTCATATTTCCTTGCTAGTAGAGTGAGCATAAAGCATCTTCTGAGTTGGCCACTGAGTAGTTGAACCTTAGGCATTTCCCCCCCGAAAGGTGTTCGAGGAAATGCCCGAGACAACTCTTCTTAGCTTTTAGCATACTTTGCCAAAGACATTTGTTGTTAAAGGTGCTAAGATAGCTAATAGACTTGTTAGTAATGATTGCTTTTATATTATTCAACCAAAGACATTTGATGTTTGAGATATGTTAGCAAATGAGCATTCATCTAGACATAGAGCTTGCTTAGAATTGTGTCTAGGCTTAAGGTTGATAGTTTGATTGATCATTTGCCATCCTTAGTTCGATACTTGATCACCCAAGGTCTAATCCCTATGCCCATGAGTTCTCTTTTCCCTTAGTCAAGAAAGTATCATTCTGTTATTGCTTTTTAGTTCTAGTCATAGCTTAAAACCCATCTAAATCATTGGTTGCACTTAGATTAAGTGAGTACTTGCATTCTCGGTGCTTTCATATCTCTCAGAACTGGTTCGACAATCTTTTATACTACAACATTTGTCTTAGGAGCCTTGAAAACTCCTAACATCACTTATTATCGCCACGAAATAGCAAGAAATGTTTCACATTGGCATTGATAAGGTAAGTTTCAGATGGTGAGGTTTTCTTTGATCACAAAACCTGAGTCTATAATCCTGCCACCTAGATCTGGGAATGTCTCGCATCCAGGAAGAGAAGTCACTTTGCCTGTCCAATCGACATGAACTGGATACTTAAGAAGATGACTTGTCATCTCTGTGACTTCCTCTGCTGCATACTGTCTCCAGTTAAGCTCACTCAATCTCCTAACTCGTCTCACGCATTCTATGTTCTCTGGCTTTTCGAAAATTTCCTCTAGAAACCCTAGATGTTCTGCCCACAACGACATTCTGTATCCAAAGATCTGCAAGAAATGGGAGGTTATGACTTGGAAAGCAAGATTTGTATTTTGCGGACTGTGGTGGCTACTAAGCCCGTGAAGCCGAAGGAAGAATTCTGTAACAATATACTGGTGGGTTTCTGGTTTTTAGTTATTAGAGTGCAAACTCAGATTGAAAATTTGATTACCTGACCACGAGGACGAGAACCTTTCTTAGCCCATGAATGGTGTGGTTGATATCCTACCATGGCAATTTCGGTATCTCTAGATCCTTCCAAGGATCTCTGGTTGATGTTCGCAGAACCAATTAAGACAAACTCATCGTCCACTATCATACCTTTGGAATGAACATATATCATGAATCTTCCACTCTTCAATGGTTGCGCCTGGATTATTTCGTTGTTTTAGTGAGAAAACAATGTCATTAATTAAAATAAAGATTTCAACATGAGTCTATCAACAATTTTTGTACCAAATTTTAGCCAAAAAAATTAACAAGAGAAATCAAAACATACATATAATATATATACCTGTGCGGCATTCGGCTTTGCATTTTTCTTAGGTTGATTCCGAGAACTATGTTTGCTAACTGTTTCATCAGAAGCCTCTCGGGTTCCAAGACAGAAGAAGTTCAAATAGTCTTGTGGCACATACTGACCATCAAGTCCAGCTTCCACAAGTGCCTCGTAGATAGTTCGATACATCATTTGCATGGTTTTATACTGCATAGATGATAAAAAGATTCCAGTGGAAAGGATGCGAGATTGTAATGCAAGTCAGGTAATATTTAGCAAACTAAGTATTTACCTGATAGTGTAAAATGCTCTGCACAATTATATTCGTTGGATTACCTTCCGGCCACATCGGAATGACAATATAAGCAGCAAAATCTTCTCTTGCCCTAATTTTATTAGCAATCTTAAGCGCAATTTCCATAGGAACTAGATTATTAGCACCTGCATTTCAAGAAACTCCTTGTTATACTATTATTGCACGCGTTGACTGAATTGTCTTCAAAGCTAAAAAAATGTCTACCAAGTTTTTTATGTGAATCCCAGTTAAAGGATGATCCAAAAAAGTATTGGTTCTCAATGTAAATGAAATGCTGAGCAGATCTTATCGCCTTAACATAAGCCGTGTGTATGCTCATGTCTATGAGTAAATTCTTCCCACATTGAAGATTCTGTTCACATCTTAATAATCATTAGAAAATACTCAAATAGCTACACTGGTGGTGACTGAAGATGACAAGTTTTCGGAGTTGTGCTTACTCTTGCACTAGCTTCCTTTGAATCTTTTGGAAACCCTTCAACTGAGGTTGAATCAATGGAACGAAAAACCTAAATATATAGTAAAAACACTATAAATTAATTTGGACCGAAAGCCAAGACACCTCCTAATTTCCCAAAAAAACCCTAAATATATAGCAAAAATACTATAAAGTAATAATATGGGGATATTATATTTTATTAATATGTAGAGTTATTATTTTATAATTTGTTATAGATTTATATATTTTGAAGTATACCTTATATAAGAATAAAAAGAAGGACTTATTTTACTATTTATATATTGATTAAAATTTATGTTATTATTTGATTATTTGGTAATATATATAAGATATATATCGTAAATGTAGATGTATTATAGATGTAATATGACAAAATAACATCAAAAAATGTTTTGAAGTGCTTATAAAATTAAATATGAACTTAACAGTGAATAAAAAAGAAACAAAAAAATGTTTTATTTATATTTATATAATTTTATATATGTTACTTATTAATTATGCTAAATTGGACCATATATTTGTAAAAAGTTTTTAAAAATATCTTAGGAAATTGTATTATATTTGCAGTTGTCTAACTCGAAATTCGTAAAATTTATTAATTTATAGAGTACTAATCTATTGAGTTATTACTAAAATTAGTTCATGGAAAAGAAATGAGATTAATCATTTTGTCACCACGACATATGGCTATAGTCCCATCATGTAATCTCAATTACCTGAACATTCCAAGACTCTGGATCATTATCAATAACAGAAGTAGCTTCTTATAGTCCCATGATATTTGAAATTATGTCAATCGTAAGCAAGGCATCCTTAGAAGATGATCTGTGTATCGAAATCCTGTGCCGTTTCTCTGAAGCCTCTAGCCAGCGCTGTTCAAAATTAGCAAGCACGTCATACGCTGCTGGACCATCAATCTTGCTGTGCAGATCATGCCACGGTTGTCTTGGCCCAGCATCATCAGTAGTCTAATACGAAAAAAAGATTATTTACACTTATCAAGAGTAGTAATGAAACTGAAACCAAACAAGAATTTTCTTGAATGGTGTACCCCAAAACATTGGTTATAGAAATCATCTTTATGGAGAGTCTTTAATGTCGTAAAGAGAGGATGCTTAGGAGTATCAAAACGTCCTTTGCACACGTCTAGCCCTCCAACAAATGCTACGATCTTTCTTCGGCCCTGAGCTGCATCAGCATCTACAATCACAGTTTTTTGATGATGTGTGTAGTAAGTTTTAACTTCCTGATCATCACAACAAAGTTCAGATGATTAAACTATACATACAGGAGTTTAAGAATTGATGCAGTAATCATTGAGCATCTTACAGTTTTTTTTACAAAGCTGTGAAGACCTTTCCCACAAGATCGAGGACAAATAATAACTTGCACCGACGAGTTCTTGAAAAAATGGCGAGTCTCCTCATCATTTGTCTTCATTAATCCGCACTGCATGTCACAAACATCAGTTTTGTTAAAACAGTACAGAAAGGATTTTGCTTCATCTAATACAGACATCGAGTGAGCTTCGACTAGTTTGGTAAACTGAAGAACACGTTATTGTTATATAACCCTTTATCTCTATCCAAATGTCAATGTAATATTAGTTTATAAGAAACAGGAAATTGATTGTCAACTACAGGAACGAGAAACCACCACATAACTACACATGGACAAAAGTAATGTATTAAAAACTATACGGACTATAAGGATCACATTCATGAACTAATAAGTGTTATGTTGTTAATACCATTAACATAATTCTGATAGCTATAAATGCGTGTTGGATTTGGAATTCAGTAATTCCCGAGGATGTTTTGACATGTTCTCATATGAAGAAAAGATTGAATGCTAAGAGAAACAGAAAACAGAGTTAGGCACTTACTGTTCTGTGCCCCAGAAAGTTCCATGAAGTTCGATCATCCCACACCAATAGCAACACTCTAACACCTTCTTGAGATTTTTCTTTAAGCAAATCCCCTAATGTACTATTGGTCGGATCATTATTGCGACGAACCAGCCTAACCGGATGGTAAACTGACCATCCTGTGATATAAATCAAGTTCTTTGCCTGTCTAATCGCATCAGCCATATCCTCCCAGCACTTTCCATGTATATACTGCATTCCACCATCGAGATCCACTCTCGGAAGTGTCCCGTCTTCAACATGAGCATCTTGATACAAAGTAACTCTACCGCCTTTCCTCAAGGGGAAGTATGTACCGGGAACTCCTTCACACTCATTACCATAACCAACACCCGTTTGGTAAAGTCTCATCCTTTCCACTGGAGTGTATTGAATAGCCAAACTCAACACAGCACCCTCTTCACATGGCTTCCCAAGTATTGGAAACAACCCTTCGATCCTATTCTCTGAACACAACTCCTCGGTTGGGATTCTAACATCTCCTATGGACCTTGATCCAAAGCGGTCATTGTCTTTCACCACAAACTTAACCACCGTAGCATGGTGAGCCACCGGTACATAGAAATGCTGCATCCACACAGGATTCTCATCGTTGTCGATCACAAAAGTTGTGCCAATCTTTGCATCTGCGATAGAGACAGTCACGTAAGGATCACTTGTACTGTTCTTCTTGTACCTCCGGAAACGATCCATGTTAGGAAGATTTTTAGCTTCCTTCACCCAAATGTCTAAGTTACCATGTAACAACACTACCCTCAAAGAAGCGTTACTTGACCCTTTCCTTGACATTGGTCTCGGTATAAACCGAATGATGCACCAAAAATTCGGGGGAAAAAAATAAATAAGAAAAGGATCAAAACTCGAGTCAAACCCACAAAACAAAGAAAAAGTTCTCTGAGACCTTTGAGATACAGATTCAGAATAAATCTATGAGGTATAAGTAGACCAATCAAAGCAGTGAGCAGTACGTTGTTGACCTTTCAAACTTTAGCCAATGAAAGACTTCAACAGCGGTCCAGACTCAGTAAAACATTACTTAAATCGTATGAACGATACAGTGAATTCAAATTATCAGAAGGAAAACGATCGAGAGGAGGTCAAGAAAATAATAATAACAAACGTAACTTGGAAAGTTCTAAGCAAGTTTCTCTTAATAAAAATATCAAAACAAATTAAAAAGTAAGAAGGAATAGGAAAGATATAGCACTGAAGAAGAGGTCTCCCGCACGAGAGATTCAGTCTCTTCTATGAGAAACTGTTTTATAAGATGTCATCTGATAGTTGGCTTTATATTATATAGGGGTAAACTATCATCAGAATATTATTTTATTAATTATAACAGGAATAGTATAACGTTTGGAGCTTAAACACTAATTCTAATTGTCCACTTGTAGTAAAAGTTGTATATATTGAACAACACCTCTCTTAGCTTTAAGATTTCTTATATAAGTAATCATTGGATAACATTAATCTAATCTTATACAGGCTCATCACTAATACCGTAGGAGCTGAGATATCTTCTGTTATTGACGTTGGAGAGAAGATCCGTATTGAAAATACGTAAAAAACTTGAGTAATATATAATGGACTTGAACCAGTGTATTTACCACCAATTGGTTTTAGGTTAGAAGTTCATCTAACTTTTATTAGAGTCCATGACTTAGCCCAACATATCATTTCCAACAAAAACAGTTTCATGCCTATGTAGTGGTCTATATTGATATGGTATTCTGATGAGGCTTATTAAATGTCGCACATCACTTAGGCAAACAGTCTCATCACTAATACCGTAGGAGCTGAGATATCTTCTGTTATTGACGTTGGAGAGAAGATCCGTATTGAAAATATGTAAAAGACTTGAGTAATATATAATGGACTTGAACCAGTGTATTTACTACCAATTGATTTTAGGTTAGAAGTCCATCTAACTTTTATCAGAGTCCATGACTTAGCCCAACATATGATTTCCAACAAAAACACACTACAAGAAAACAGCGACATACTGAGGGAAAAAATCGTCGGTATGTCGTCGGAATAACGTTATTCCGACGACATACCGACGAAATAAGTCCTCGGAAATTCATTTTTCCTCGGAATTTCCTCGGAAATTTCTGATGAAATTCCGAGGAAACAAATTTCAGAGGAACGGAGCCCTCGGAAAATTCCGAGGAACGAGTCCCTCGGAATATTCCAAGGAATGAGTCCCTCGGTATATTCCGAGGAACATGTCCCTCGGT
The DNA window shown above is from Brassica oleracea var. oleracea cultivar TO1000 chromosome C3, BOL, whole genome shotgun sequence and carries:
- the LOC106336077 gene encoding phospholipase D gamma 1-like; this encodes MSRKGSSNASLRVVLLHGNLDIWVKEAKNLPNMDRFRRYKKNSTSDPYVTVSIADAKIGTTFVIDNDENPVWMQHFYVPVAHHATVVKFVVKDNDRFGSRSIGDVRIPTEELCSENRIEGLFPILGKPCEEGAVLSLAIQYTPVERMRLYQTGVGYGNECEGVPGTYFPLRKGGRVTLYQDAHVEDGTLPRVDLDGGMQYIHGKCWEDMADAIRQAKNLIYITGWSVYHPVRLVRRNNDPTNSTLGDLLKEKSQEGVRVLLLVWDDRTSWNFLGHRTCGLMKTNDEETRHFFKNSSVQVIICPRSCGKGLHSFVKKTEVKTYYTHHQKTVIVDADAAQGRRKIVAFVGGLDVCKGRFDTPKHPLFTTLKTLHKDDFYNQCFGTTDDAGPRQPWHDLHSKIDGPAAYDVLANFEQRWLEASEKRHRISIHRSSSKDALLTIDIISNIMGL